In the genome of Lathyrus oleraceus cultivar Zhongwan6 chromosome 4, CAAS_Psat_ZW6_1.0, whole genome shotgun sequence, the window TGACTCTtcctcatgaggagcccaatgcatgcgccaatgctattggcgtCTCCTCTTAATGCATTTGGGTGcccaattcatctggcgcatcctcttcaaaatctgattattttgatattttttttgaattattaactattttcgattttttttaaaaacatgattatttaaaaaaaaaattggattGGGAGATGAGAATTGTTTCCTTTAAATTAATTTTATCGTTTAAGAATATGTgaacatttaaaaaaaaatagcTGACTTTGAGAATTGTTACAGAAGAATATTAAAAGATAAATGGAAAGATAATTGTAATTGTAATATGTGATTTGAGAGATGTCACCCAAAATAAATTTTGACATGATAGAATTTTTGACATGACAGAATTTGAAATATATGATACAAAATGGATGAAGTGGCGAAGTTCTGttttaatatattaaaaaaaatattaaatgggTCAATTTAATATCCAAATCCTGACAATTTGATAGCAGAAAAATTCCACAAATTGACACTATAAATAGACATATCCAAGTCCTTATGAAACTCACTCACTTGTATTAACAAGTTCAAAGTTATCACTCTTTTCCTACATACTTCTCTCTCATTTTCTTCCATCTACTATCAAAAAATGGACTTATTACTAAATTCCACCCTTTCCTACTTGGTAATTTTCACATTCTCTTTCCTTCTCCTTCTCAAATTTCTCATTCCAACCAAAAAAACCAACCAAAAAAACCACTCCAAGCTTCCTCCTGGTCCTACACCACTTCCCATAATAGGAAACCTTCTAAAACTAGGAAACAAACCACATCATTCCTTAGCAAATCTTTCCAACATCCATGGTCCAATTATGACACTAAAACTGGGACAAATAACGACCATAGTAGTATCCTCAGCAGACATAGCAAAAGAAGTTCTACAAACACATGACAATCTACTCTCAAACCGAACCGTCCCGGACGCGCTCTCCGTCCTCAACCACGATCAATATAGTCTCTCTTTCATGCGCGTTTCGCCTCGCTGGCGTGACCTTAGAAAGATTTGTAACAACCAGTTGTTTTCGAATAAGACGCTGGATTCGAGCCAGCCGCTTAGGCGGAGGAAACTACAGAACCTGTTAGATGATATCAGAAAGTGTAGCGAAGCTGAGGAAGCTGTGGATATTGGGAGAGTTGCTTTTATGACAACCATTAATTTGTTGTCGAATACTTTTTTCTCGGCCGACTTTGTTCATTCGGCCGAGGAAGCTGGAGAGTATAAGGAGATTGTTGTGAGTATATTGAAGGAAGTTGGAGTGCCGAATTTGTCGGACTTTTTTCCTATGTTGAAGGTTTTTGATTTGCAGGGTATTAGGAGACGTTCTGTTGTTTCTGTAAGGAAGGTTTTGAGTATTTTTAGGAGATTTGTTGGGGAAAGGTTGAAGATGAGAGAAGGTACTGGTTCTATTGGAAATGATGATGTGCTTGATGCTTTGCTTAATATTTCTTTGGACGATGGGAAAATTGAGATGGATAAAGACGAGATAGAACATTTGTTGCTGGTATGTTTTCTATGATTCCTTCTCTTAATTTTTGTTTGAACTTTTGGTATCTAAATTTACTTATTTTACTATCTTTAGTCTATGTTTGAAACTTAAAATTCAATGGTATAGTTTTTCACTAATTAATTTTGGCATATATACCAGAACATATTTGTTGCAGGAACAGACACAAGCACATACACACTAGAATGGGCAATGGCAGAGTTAATGCACAATCCAGAAATCATGTCAAAAGTTCAAAACGAACTCGAACAAGTTGTTGGCAAAGGTAATCCAATTGAAGAAACAGACGTAGCCAAATTACCCTACATGCAAGCAGTTATAAAAGAGACATTTCGCGTGCATCCGCCAGTTCCCTTATTGCTGCCTCGTAAAGCCGAAACAGATGTCGAAATTGGTGACTACATTATTCCAAAAGATGCACAAGTTTTGGTTAATGCTTGGGCCATCAGCAGAGACCCAAGTAAATGGGAAAATCCTAATGTTTTTGCGCCGGAGAGGTTTTTGGATAGTGAAATTGATTTTAAAGGACATCATTTTGAGCTTATTCCGTTCGGGTCTGGTCGAAGAATTTGTCCTGGTTTGCCTTTGGCTATTAGAATGATGCCTTTGATGTTGGGGTCTTTGGTTAATTGCTTTAATTGGAGACTCGAAGATGGATTGAGTGCTGAAGATTTGAATAAGGAAGATGAGTATGGGATTACTTTGGAAAAATCTCAACCGGTCAGAATTGTTCCAATCAAATTGACTAAGTAATAGTTTAGCATATATGCACGATTCTCTCACACTACACCGGTGCAGTATGTGGGAGAATTCTTCAATCATTTCGCATGTGTCATTctaataaaataaacaattagGATAAGACCTAAGTCTAAGTTAGTGTTTTTTTATACTTGTGTACTTTGTTGCGCATTTTTGTTTGTCTTGTAAGGGTCGTTTAAAGAATAATGTGTAATTTTGTTGTCTTTAATATGGTGAATTGATATGGTCATCTTTGCTGAGTTGGAAGCATGGTTTTGGAGTCAAATATTTCTAGTATATATTGATATTTTGTTTCATGTTttagttagtttaatttttaGAGAAAAAAATATGCATTTACGatataaaataattttacaaTATCAACTAATCAGTATTAAATGGTACTGCactattttaatttttaatttttcataaatATTGGTTTATGAGAGCTATTGTTGTCATATCTGACCAGTCAAATATTATAGGCTAATAATGGCTTAACTTTCTGTATCGTTCGTACCTACTGGTTTGTGTCTTTTTTGTAGATGACGAAATCTAATTTTGTTTAGTAGTTTTGCTATCTAAACTAAGACGAATGCTAAATTGGAGCATGTGAGTATGACATGACCCTTTATCGTATTACTTGGTTCTTCAAAGTGTTGTTTTTCATATGACTAAAAATTCTCTTATTTTttaaagaaattaaaattttatttatatgGTTTTTATATTCATAAATGTCTAGGTAAGTTGTATTTGTATAACAATATTATATTATTGATTTAGTAAGATATTTAATTTTAGTGTTTCCATGGTAATGGTATATTAATAAAATAAAGTAGaagttttttatttgaaaacaCAATGATCCATTAGTgtaatattattattataatataatAATGATCTCTGAAAATTTATAATACAAAGCtaaaaaaaatattaacaatagatcactttataaaaaaatatttaaaattttattcGGATTCATCGTAAAGATGAATCCGAATAAAACACAGTCAACTATttaaagaaaaaacacaattaTCAAGTAGATAATGTGTTTATATAGTAGatactaaaataaaatatatgaTGAATTGTGATAAATAATTGGTGAAAACTAATTGAATAGTTTTACATTATCCTTATCATTAGAACTTTACATATTATCAAGTACCTCTAAGAATACAATGATTTGTTGTTGTACATATTAAATTCTTCGCGAAAAGTAAAAAATATCTTTAATTTTTAGAGATGTATCTTCGAATGTACAATTGTCTCATTTTGTTAAAATTtaattcggagatgcatcttcgtatTATTTTAGGGTTTGTTCGCAAATGCATCTCCGAAATAATCCTTAATTTTAAATACAAGGAGAAATTTGGAAATGTACCTCCGAATGtgtttaatatatatatatatatatatatatatatatatatatatatatatatatatatatatatatatatatatatatatatatatatatatatatatatatatatatatatatatatatatatatatatatatatatatatatatatatatatatatatatatatatatatatatatatatatcgtgTCATACCATCCATATTCTCCTtcattttttgaaattttttcctcaacttcaaactACATTTGGAGTTCGTAGCAATATACTTGCAATCCATTTTTCAAGCTTCTTCAAGGATAAACAATACCTCTACTTCAAGCATTTCAATCCCAACTCCACTTATTCATCCTCAAACACTTTTTTGAGTAAGTTTCTCATTTAacttattttgattttttattaaTGTATTAGGTAAAATAGCTTGTTATAAATGCGTTAAGTAGTAATCAAATTCGTAATAGATAGATGTTAGAGACATGCATTATGCTTTGATTGAATTTTGGGATGTTAGGGCAagtgatcgcgactttatgagtctattggggtattaactgcaagtgcacagtctaatcacgtagttttaaaagatatcgatcccacaaggacttaatgaatcgatataccgtttttctaaggttatttcgtaaagctaaggcggatgatactttgatgattagggggaaaagtaaaactaaaattggatctagattaaCTATCAAATAACACGGATATCGATATGTAGTTCGTCGAAATcagggaatcaaatcttcgttggtttcttagttttaaaataagtcttttcagtagacactattaattaaaagtcttttcctcaaactctcgctctgttgaatcagactatgactttatattaacgtacgctctcactatttagttaaatctaaaatcactttttgaaaacaatagaatctatagaaactctttttaagaaaatgctAACTGTTTAAACGCtctcgtctcaaactctcgctctgttgacttagactatatgattaaacttaaatgcttaactctcgtcctcatattcaacctttaaaaataatatttgaaaatggttagaatttaattaactttaaaaattgctttcgccctgatttaaagttaatgttcaatttacactgtccagttaaaagctcaaaccgtcgttctattgattttaacttctttatgtcttttactctcgtacaaaaactttggtattaactctgtaaattgagaccggaaaaagagtgactatattttgaaataaatttaaaccaactcagttttgattcctttattccgcttactttacataccgatatctaaataAATTAGTCGGACATGCTAAACatgcctaaacaataattatgcttaaatacagccatatcagacaaccaatatagataaacagcagcacatagcatatataaattaaaacaataaattaatgaacctgtaaaattaatagaaatcttggttttatcccctagcttcgatgcttgaacactccaccgCAAGCCGGTTAGATTTGTTCTTCATAATCTTCGATCAAACaggaaaataaacacaaggaaataaaatactataatctaacgtaaggttagatccagtaaaagttacacaatagtttccggtgtagaaactattgtgagaaaataaATCGAATGCTTAGTAAATAAAGCTAgtaaagaaaagaaaataaagtgctaagaaaataaaatgctaagAAAATGGAATGCTGGAAAGTATATTGTTGTAAAAATTTACACGGCGAAAAGGAGGATATCTCAATTGGATCCtttgaggtctatttatattccTCCATAAAGTAACCGTTTATCAAAAGCATCTTCCGTAGGGTTTTTCAAGCGTCAATGAGTCCAAGAGGAAAAATAGGGGAGAACTGCTTCTGTTACGCACGTTAATGCAAAAAAGTATGGGTGGGgtgtgtgacgtccgtcacaccatgtgttacggtcgtaacactaagtagaggggcgtgacgctcgtcacaggccATTTTTCTTGTAGTTTGCttgggctgggctttagtgaGATGCTTTCCTACAAAATtctctttttgcaccccttttctttccttttcacacatgcttcaaataatgttacctgaaataaataataatagaataccaagtaatattgaataatataaaataaattggatcaaataacaa includes:
- the LOC127075598 gene encoding geraniol 8-hydroxylase — its product is MDLLLNSTLSYLVIFTFSFLLLLKFLIPTKKTNQKNHSKLPPGPTPLPIIGNLLKLGNKPHHSLANLSNIHGPIMTLKLGQITTIVVSSADIAKEVLQTHDNLLSNRTVPDALSVLNHDQYSLSFMRVSPRWRDLRKICNNQLFSNKTLDSSQPLRRRKLQNLLDDIRKCSEAEEAVDIGRVAFMTTINLLSNTFFSADFVHSAEEAGEYKEIVVSILKEVGVPNLSDFFPMLKVFDLQGIRRRSVVSVRKVLSIFRRFVGERLKMREGTGSIGNDDVLDALLNISLDDGKIEMDKDEIEHLLLNIFVAGTDTSTYTLEWAMAELMHNPEIMSKVQNELEQVVGKGNPIEETDVAKLPYMQAVIKETFRVHPPVPLLLPRKAETDVEIGDYIIPKDAQVLVNAWAISRDPSKWENPNVFAPERFLDSEIDFKGHHFELIPFGSGRRICPGLPLAIRMMPLMLGSLVNCFNWRLEDGLSAEDLNKEDEYGITLEKSQPVRIVPIKLTK